The window AATTTTCTGACTGTGTATATTCTTCACATTTCAGCATATTGATGAAATTTCTTACTATTTGAGAAAGAAAGGGAAGTACGGTGTTGATGTTCCAATAAGATTCACAACAACTGACTGTTGGTTTAACTGCTTGATTTCGAATTTATACAAGGAGTTTTTGGAGAAAAATAGAGACATGAATTTGATTACTGAAACAGATCCAATTGTTTAGTATATACTTGggtattttttaagatgtaatgTTCCTTGGTCTACTGTTGATGAAATCCGTCTCCCTATAAATCTGTCTGATAAGTGGCACTGGATATCGGCGAGATTGTCATTCAAAGATTTGCACATTTATGTATATGATTCCATGAGTGGCGCATGACAAAATAGTGCAGTTCAGAGATTAGTTGAGCCATACTCAGTGTTGCTCCCATATTTCCTTCATTGTATTGGTTTTTGGGACACAAAGGAGAATCCTATGGGAATCCCCGCCAATGATCCTTTTGAGATTCATGTCGTTGATAGGTTTCCAACGCAAGATAACACGTaaattattattgaatatttctgattcttatTCATTCTTTGTATATGAATTCCTATTTGGATATTATCCTAACTTTTATTCAATGTTTATGTGCTACCTTGTATGTAGTGATTGTGGTGTTTATGTTGTTACATTTGCTGAGTACATCATTCAAGGCAGCAGTATTCCTAAAGCTATTGATATTGACAGGATACGGAATCGATATGGTATATTGCTATGGGATTATGGAGTGAAGAAACAAAGAGGACATGCAGCTAGTGATAATGAGTCTACTAGTAGATTGAAGGATCAGATAAAAAAGGATAACAAGAAAAAGAGCAAGTCGCATTCCATTGTTGATGACAAGTCTTTGAAGGATAACAAGAAAAAGGGCAAGACGCATGTTGGTGATGACGAGACTTTGAAGGATATcaagaaaaagggcaagttgaagGGCAAGATGAAGTAGTTTGGGATAGTTTAACAGAAATTTCACATGTAGTTTTAGGATGGAAGTAGTTTGGTTCTTATATTGTCTATGATAGGATACAGTTGCATACGTATATCACATTTTATGCTTTTTGTTTGGGATGTCTTTGAACTATATGTTTGAAATGCTAATGTTGAAAGAACTATTGCATTTTCGACAGCAAATTGGAAAGGCATGCAAGAAATATATGTTGCTTGTAATGTTACAGTTTTGCTGTTTTCATATTATGCCAGTGAATGGGTGATAAGAAAGCGTTTAAAACCTGTCCTATTGCATTGGACCAGTTAACTTTACAATCTTAAGCACCGTGGCATCATTAAATGTAGTGTAAGATACCGTTAACTGTAGTTTtgtatatctatctatatattttttgtatagtcaGAGTCTAATGTAtgtaattgtatatatatactatttctattttgtatatttaattggTAATCCCTCTTTTTTGTATAGTTTTTATATAGtgacatctattttgtatatattttgtatagctatagtttattttctatttattttgtataGGAACAAAATATTACATataattgtatagtgacagtctattttgtatatttttgtatagtaacagtcttTTTTGTATATTGtcatctattttgtatagtgacatccATAATAGTATTTGAAATAAAACTTCTACCAATACTTTCATTATGACAAAAAGTAGCATCTTGATTCGTACATCAGAGAGAATCTGATTGCAAATCTCATTATTTTTCCAATATTCTAATTGCAAtattcaaaagattttttttacaaaatactAAATCACTATAGCAACATCTATTAGTTGTCTTGAGTATTCCTGCATGTTTTTCTGTTATGTCCTTGTTTTCCACACAGTCCACATGTAACAGTTTTAGTATACAGATATTCATAAAGTCCCTTGCGTCGTGACTTCGTCGGTCTTCTTGGTTTGCCCTTCACTATCGGTGGTAGGACCACATTATCTAACACCTCTGTTGGAAGGTACCATGTAGTTTCATCAGAAAGTGGATTAACTGGCACTTCATATGTCTTCTTGAAGTATTCCTTGGTGTAATAGGCAGAACAATATTTGGGTGCTTTCATGTGTGTATAGTCCAATACTGCCATAGCATGTGGACAAGGAATCTCATCTACTTGAAATCGTTTGCACGAGCATTCCCTTATTTGCATGCAGACTATGTTCCGCCTTTGTTCCGCATCCATTACTACATATACATAATCGGTTGAAGGCTTCACCTAAATTTAAATAGATATTATTAGTAAAACTAAAACAGGGATATGACAAGTATTACTGCATTTTTGTCAAAGTATGTTACTCCGGTATATGAAGTAAGACATGATAAAGGAATATTTACCATCATCTTCTGCGACAAATAGCTATTTTCCTTCAGTATTTCATGATATTTTTTTTCCTATGTCAATAAATGTACTCATTGCAGTCATTCTATTCGTATTATTCCATTCCATAACCAAATTCATCATGTAATCTAGCAAACTCATGATTGGTAGCTCTCTTGCCTCTTTGTTCCTTGCATTGAGTGACTCGGCAATATTTGAAGTCATCACCATGGATCTATTAACAGTATAATGCACTATAGACCACTTTGCATAACCAACTTGGAATAGGTAACCCCTTACCCTCTTATCAATGCTGTCCATATCTTCCATGAGGCAATTAAAATCTTCAATTTTGTATGCTCTGGCCATTGCAAAAAATACTTCCCTCAACCGGTCATGGTTTTTCTTGAACTGCTTCTTTATGTTATTCCAAAGATGAAAAATGCATACACAGTGAGATACCTCTGGATACACAATCGAAGCATCCCTCAATATGCTTGCATGACGATCCGATACGACGCACATCCTTTCCCTTTCCCCAAAAGCCTGTCTAAACATTTCAAAAAACCATTCCGAGGAAGCATCACTTTCAGAATCTACAACAGTGTATACTAGTGGAAAATTTTTACCTGcttaagcaaataagaaagtATCCAcatgttatttttgttatacaCAAATAAGaactatctataccatatataaTTATTATACGAGTCTGCAACATATTCACCTGCTGCATCTTGTGCGCTAGCTGTTAATAGTCTTCCTCTGTGTGATGATTTGAGGAATGTCCCACCAACCACTACGATAGGGTAACAGTATTTCCATCCTATGATTGATGCATTTAGTGCAATAAAAATATACATGAAGCGACCGTCCTCTGATTTATGTAACCTTGTGACAGAACCAGGATTTGTCATATTTATTATATACAAGTGACCCGACAGTTTTCTATAAGATTCACGTGGTATCCCTCTTAGTAGTTCAAGCgtcttttcttttgttctatAAGCTTTTATGTAACTCATATTAATCCCATACTGTTGTTTCATGTCGCTCATGATATCTGTCGGAGTGTATATTGTTTTTGGATTGGTATATTTATTGGAATGGCTGACGAAGTAGCATGACGTTGTGAAAACAATCTACTCATCTCTGGGCAAGTGTGAACATCATTGAACCGTCTAACCTTGAagacatttgatttgtgtagaCTTGAAGATCTAATACTCCATTTGCAACTTTCATCCACGTATGTAAGACaatacatatttaaaatatagtgtTATGATAATGCATTTATTCAGAATTTTACACGTGTctcaaataaacaagaattacAGAGAAGTGCAATCTTATTATACAATAATTATACATTTTTTATACAGATCTGTATACAAAAAATTACAGAGAAGTGCAATCTTATTATACAATAATTATACATTTTTTATACAGATCTGTATACAAAAAATTACAGAGAAGTGTAATCTTATTATACAATAATTATACATTTTTATATAGACCTGCATACAAAAAATTATAGAGAAGTGCAATCTCACTATACAATAATTATACATTTTTTATACAGATCTGTATACGAAAAATTACAGAGAAGTGTAATCTTATTATACAATAACgatacatttttatacaaatctgTATACAAAAATTACAGGGAGTGCACTCTTATTATACAATAATTATACATTTTTTATACAGATCTGTATACAAAAATTACAGAGAAGTGCAATCTCACTATACAATAATTATACATTTTTTATACAGATCTGTATACAAAAAATTACAGAGAAGTGCAATCTCATAAGTAGAAATCATACCTTGCTGTAGATGATCTATCCACTATAAATTGATATTTTTTCCGTATTGCGTAGTGCTTCATTACACTAATGAGTGTATTTTTGTCCCAATACAACTGACCTTCTGCAATTTCTTCATGTTGTGGATTGTCTATTATACAATTTCCCTTCAATATCTCAATTTTGTCTTCCTTTACATGATTATCCATCATTTCAACAATATTAGTTCCATGTACTTCTTCTATGTTCTGACATTGTAAACCAACTGAAGTTGTTGCGAGTAAGTTTCCagctgaagttgttgcaagtAAGTTGCCACCCAAGTATGAACTTGAATATGAGCATTCAACACTTGAATATACATTTTTCAATGTTATGCATAATGGATATTCAGTGATATCCAGgtttttctttttcatctccATATACAAGCGCACACTCATATCATTATATATTGGAATTGCTACATAGCCATCCTTCACTGTATATTTTATATCCATTGCACTCGTAATTGAATCTCTACCCAATTGCTTGTATATCTCATCAACAAAATAATCATAGTTACAGTCCGAATTGATCAACACGCCATTAACAAGGAAATTAACAAATTTACTCTCACTTACCAATTCACCATTGTGTTAAAGTAAAATCGGAATTAAAGTTGGAACTGTGGTTCCAAAATTCACAATCTCCATAGACATTTGTTGATTTTGTATCAATTTCACAATTTAAGAACGAAATCTCAACTCTATTAAGCTGATTGTAGGCAGCAATTGTGCAAAAAATTTGAATTTCAGTGTGAATTTTTGGGAGCTCTTCTCTGGGTTTAATCTTCAGAAACCCTAGAATTTCTTTCACAATGTGAATAATTGGGCGACTTTTATAGTGTTTGGAGGTTGAAGATTCCATACTGAATGTGTGAATTTAGGATACAAAATCGATTAGGACTGTTTTCCTTTTCGTTTGCGTTGAGCGTATGATTTCAGCCTTTTCAGTTGCTAGCCTTTGTTATTGTTTTGAGGCTATTACTTGTAAGGGGTTATTTTGTGGCTATCAGGTGATATAAGTTTGACCCTAGTGGCTATAAATGAAGTTTGCTCTAAAATAATTAACACCTGAACAAAGAATATAAATTTGCCCATTCACCCAATCCGGTCCCTTTATAAAGGAAAAAGTCCACCCAAAAGTCGTACAACGCTCTTTATTATAAACGGGCAGGATTGGGACGAATTGGGTGTATGGGTGGATTTTTATACTTTACTTGACTGTTAATTCTTTTTATGTGGTCCAAAAGTATATGTGGACTGCCAAGTCAGCATTTTCTATTGACAAAAATCAATAAATCTGGTTGAATGATCATCAGAAATCAATAGGGATAGTTAAGTAATTTTTTTattacaaataaaagaaaagtaaaTTTAGTCCACAATTTCACATAGTTCAGTAAATTTTTTAGTAATGGACTCGTCGATCTTTTCATTTTCTCTCTTCTTAAAAAACTTTTTTATCAAGAGAATCTCAATAATTTATGTAGAAAAAGTAAATGAGactgtgtaacgacccaaccggtcattttgagcatttgtattcgctcggtagtttgggggcaagtagctccatatgatgtattagaacttgtgtaaaaaatttgagttcattccaagttgatttaatatgtttcggcGTGAGGTCCATAcgatattgttatgcgtgatttgaggcctcgagtaggttagTATTATGTTATGAGTCTTGTTGGCATGTTCGTAcggagtcccgaggggctcgggtaagaTTCGAATAGGTTTGAgctgtgttgcgctcgtttttcttatgtttcgtcgtcgtttcttcaagcataaatggtactgcATTAAaaaaatgagctccaatttctattTTGATGTAAACATTAGATCCTTATCGTAATTACatagccatagcaaaaagaatcgttgaatttagacatcgtatgaggattttatgatcattttactaagaattaggttgttAGATTTTTCTGATTAATTACGAATTTGCCACTGACTTCGTATTTTAAAATCTATACTATTtcaaaatattgaaaccaacatatctccttcattataaggtcaaatggagtgattcaaaagccaaACTTGACTGAattttcacaaggaatccattggatgCATTAAAAGTAAGTTTCAGGATCGTTTGACACATAAAACGAGACAGAACAACTAGACAAAATATTTAATatcaagggtttgttcatttggccATATTTTGAGTTGTGGAGCTCGGGTTTGGGCAATATTTTATgcgatttttaccatataaaTTGGGGCAAGTATTCCCTACTcgttttttgttatattttgtgaATCTATCGTTATTTTTGATAATTGGATTGCGAAATTTaaagtgaaaattgggggttttgtccaaagtttcatagagtgaattttttgagttttgaacatcgatacATAGTTTGActtgggtgaaactagtatggttgggctCTGAATTGAATgattgtcgaattttgtgagttttgtcgggctCCGAGGCACGAGCTCGGGTTTGACCTTTTGGTACATTTTggaattttgattaaagattcgatctttatcaattTGGTTTGtttcctttagcattatttgatgtcttttgagttgtttttggctacattcgagccgttcgaaggtcAGTACGCACGGGATAGAATTATTGGAGCGTCGTATGgtttgctcggtattggatttgtcttgttcaaggtaagtaacacttctaaactttggGCTAAGGGTATTAAatcctgaattacgtgttatgtatttggggttgaggtaacgcacatgataggtgatgggcgtgtaggcgtgcaccatgtgaattgtgactccgttattcATGTCGTACTGTGTCgttacctgatcttatctgtaaccatgaaatctctacataCTAGAGccattgagttgtgatccatgtatAAACTAATTATGGGATTTCTCTAAGTTTTACTGTCATTTCCCTGTTATACCATACTGTTATTATATTGATTTGGATTGTACATTTCTGAATtcgtcattgctttcagcccaaggttagtcctgttacttattgagtacattgggttggttgtactcatactacactccgcactttatgtgcagatcagGTACATATTGTCCTGGTGGTTGCTATACTTGGAGCATTACTTCATGGagacttttgaggtagctgctttaGCGTCCACAGACCTCaactctccttcttttcattttattaagcataattgtttaccctaaaattcgagtaacaattaaacttgtattgtaattttaaggatatgtgatttgaTTCAATGTCAATTGATAGACaaggaattaaatagataaattaaagaataaaatagATCAAACCAGTGTGTAAGCAAAATCTTGACCTCGAACTGTGACGAGGTATGATAATGGGAATAAAAAATGTTAAAACAACTATGATGAATAGTACGTGAAATAGCAAAAGAATAACAAGCGTATATTTTCTTATCAATGAGCAATGGATCCCCCTTTATATAATATgggagtcctaaataaggtacacatCCAATTATAGTACGAAATCATAATTGACAAACTTTTAGCCGATGAAGTCCAATCCATTCAAAAAATTTCACTGTGATCTCCGGCCCGTTGCGGGTGTCTCGCTTTTTCCATTACTGACTCATACCGCCATCACCTCGAAGCATGGCTTCTTCTGACCTCGGTAAGTGTTATCGACCATGACATTGGAAAGGAACTTCGACCATGAGCTCCACGCTTTGGTTTTCCGATGTGGTATCACCTTTTCCATCGAAGATCAAAATTGGGTAGCTTTGATTTCCATCGTATACTGATAATCCCCTCGTTTCTtagattaaaataataataagcaaCTTGAGCCTTGATTTTTCGGAGACCCCGATAATGATGTCATCCCTGTGACGTAAGCATTCGAGGTGATCAAAATGTCCCGTCAGTTCGGTTCTCCAAAACATTAAATGCTTGCTAGTGACGGTCGGCCACTAGCGCCACCAAACCGTCACTATGTACCTATAAATACATGTTTcccatttgaatcaaaacattACTTTCATCTTCACCAATTTCTCTAAGTCTCTtcctctctctatctcttctcTTCCTCCGCCTGTTGATTCGATCTTTTAGGACCGATAATACCAATCTCTACATCTTTCCGCTTCATCTTATTTGAGTCAATGGCGAAAACCTCCAAAACCATCCCTCAAAAGGAGAAagccttttttcttcttctcggCTGGCCGCTGACAAAGCACCGATGGAACCGCTCCTTCACGAGATTGTTCTCAACCCTTGTGTCCTAAAAAACAACTTCAAAGTTGTCCATCAGTCCCTGGCTGATGTGAACACGTATCGAGGTATATTTGCTCGATAACCAGAAATAGCTTGAAGCCATGAAGGAAAACTGCAAGTGGGGCACCGAGGTCGTGGTACAGATCCCCGCCCCTGAAGAAAGTATCaccactcatgtggaggggtttctaagtgtttacacttactgTTACTCCCAAatgcacatgcaagtatacgtggtcgacaagtaatatatgATTGTAAGTTCAGATATAGTACCCACAagaacttgtgattaactatcaactaaattaaatcaAACAATTATTCTAttcaatctagaattccctctcccgagttcaatcctagattcgtagacaGTACTCAATTGGTGATcgaacaatcaaataattaagcgcaagattgcataaataaaccaatatgataaaataataagaacaattcaagtttcaaacaacaacgttcatgtagcatcccaaaactctagaactaataaactatgaaattaaaagaagagagagaagaaaaactagttagaagtcTCCTCCAAGCATGGGTTGTGTTCCCCCACGTGAATCCTCCTTCAAAGTATGTTAGATATCTCCAAAGTGGCGTCTTCCCTTGGTTAAATAAGTTTAGTCTTGATTTTATACGTGTTGGGTAAAGGCCGAAACAACTATATCCCAGGTGAATTTGGACAACTTTCACATCAATGGCACCCTAGCTAGCGCCAGGCTCCCTCCACGACGCTATGAAGTTTCAGATTCTGTTTCTAGTGCCACATGTTGGGTTGGGCGCCACCTATGGCGCTGAAATGTCCAACTATCCCGTTTTTGTTTGGTTTGGCTCTAATTTTGCACATATCGCCCCGATTACTCCCGGATCATTCCTACGCATAAAAACACaacaaattaatataaatcaatgCATTTCACATCCTAAATTCGTGAAAAAAAAGTAAgatatgaggcgatatacatacaaatatatatactttaagcgaaacatcaacaccccacacttaggctcttgctcgtcctcgagcaatgggacTATCAAATAAACACCCAACTACGTACAAGTCTCAATTATGGAGGAGTACTTTAACTTTTAACCACACACTATACCCTTGACAATGATCAATACCGCCACACAAGCATGAACAAATAAAATTCAACATTTTACCCGTTTAAGCATGCCTAAGTATAATatttcaattcaatcaattcCAACAACCTATGTGTCACCACCCATACTCAAAATTTGACTTGTAACCACTAAGCACCTTCAACTCATGCACTCACCCAACAAAAAAGTTTACAACATTACCAAtcattcatgagatcatgtgccctcaccaacaaacaaaagagtgaatatagattagtccacacattcaaatgtgattttgaatataattaaggacatcacacaattgaaaaAAATTCGCTctctctcacaaagaattcatatgcatcccgtggtcgtaccagtagtgtatatctctactaatttaagctagccaaatctaggatcaattaggactttaaggttgtaatgcAGGCTAAGGGACATGTATGATATATTTAGAATtaatgactaaccctcctaagcactttgaTACACTACATTCATAATTCAAGCACATATCCTTCTCAACCAATTTACTTGCCCCATACCATATGCAACATAGCCCTATTTTCAATTAAGCACTTCTATATTTCCACTagcacaaatcaataagaatcagAGGTGTGTGtttttctacattatttg is drawn from Nicotiana tabacum cultivar K326 chromosome 22, ASM71507v2, whole genome shotgun sequence and contains these coding sequences:
- the LOC107780055 gene encoding uncharacterized protein LOC107780055; protein product: MDIKYTVKDGYVAIPIYNDMSVRLYMEMKKKNLDITEYPLCITLKNVYSSVECSYSSSYLGGNLLATTSAGNLLATTSVGLQCQNIEEVHGTNIVEMMDNHVKEDKIEILKGNCIIDNPQHEEIAEGWKYCYPIVVVGGTFLKSSHRGRLLTASAQDAAGKNFPLVYTVVDSESDASSEWFFEMFRQAFGERERMCVVSDRHASILRDASIVYPEVSHCVCIFHLWNNIKKQFKKNHDRLREVFFAMARAYKIEDFNCLMEDMDSIDKRVRGYLFQVGYAKWSIVHYTVNRSMVMTSNIAESLNARNKEARELPIMSLLDYMMNLVKPSTDYVYVVMDAEQRRNIVCMQIRECSCKRFQVDEIPCPHAMAVLDYTHMKAPKYCSAYYTKEYFKKTYEVPVNPLSDETTWYLPTEVLDNVVLPPIVKGKPRRPTKSRRKGLYEYLYTKTVTCGLCGKQGHNRKTCRNTQDN